One genomic region from Oryzias melastigma strain HK-1 linkage group LG19, ASM292280v2, whole genome shotgun sequence encodes:
- the mrtfab gene encoding myocardin related transcription factor Ab isoform X4, which yields MATPPSACSNTGLSVTMATVDSLGVKDSGSGEMEVVGPPGSAQSPQSEAVTNELQELSLTPAPNLPPIKDRKNVLQLKLQQRRTREELVSQGIMPPLKSPAAFHEQRKSLERARTEDYLKRKIRSRPERSELVRMHILEETSAEPSLQAKQLQLKRARLADDLNDKISHRPGPIELVHKNILSVSCPLQHSLLDSPKGAGGESSSLDEDSSDALSPDQLTNHDSPLSAGTQLSPSDVLAHSGEAPPTQFFTQPPPPPPPPPPLVNGSDSSPLPKITNGAGLAPSRPSSGFKSQGKTGSDRPTQRPKKSKDSKPKVKKLKYHQYIPPDQKADKERPPQMDSSYAKLLQQQQLFLQLQILCQQQQHYNYHTILPAPPKPQNEQTSSTASGPSPSRGAHTATPSQSTTARQAQTAMGGAKPTTLPANLDEFKVAELKQELKLRGLTVSGTKNDLIERLRNYLEHTGAASPALKSAASQGSAPTAPAGASSPPTPDLQAAQLVLSSLAQAVPGRIMRFGSTSSSPPVSPTPSERSLAGLSPDETSCNGDMFGEMVSSPLTQLTLHPSPQQPSNVSALTVVKEEVQSSCSLAASSPTSAQPAETAMDTASLDKDQMLQEKDKQIEELTRMLRQKQRLVETLRSQLEQGKMAAAVVVKKEGSDKSKAAPSLIKASAVQPPTLPNGIVLTLKKEAEPAEGMEGVGEEKKLGQPMQCSQETLLRLQQIQRLQAEQQKQQPQKKEAQSLLQKKEAQSLLQQQQQHLQRLIIQQTQQKQQKNQVQLKQVQVHIRNAPAQKPGLTQTQQRKLLRAQQRQKQKAAASAAQQAAPLIVNQQNGAPLHSQAISLDLLKANGAPTLVTDSNGNHYLIALTSHGSDGQNGVSSLAKTGGRITLQRLQSTPTKFPSADGQSKEAEPVKKAEKKGLKPGLHIDTNGVAPASTPLTAPPTLQPFFNDPSDADSPSSLVSSLKENGLNNQQMDDLFDILLKSGEIPSFKANPDPSLAPLHSDPPSPSDATSPLHLSSPAPPAPLTSPRPGENDGRRLEDFLEGGPGGLLGLEPDGGLALMDDLHCHMLDHPPSPMDTSDLGFSPHSSGLDFGDPALDSMDWLDISMGGSTGGEGRAAREGGGVSGERDGGTSLAPLAPHTPQSVFSADFLDSTDLQLHWESCL from the exons TCCTCCAGCTCAAGCTTCAGCAGAGACGCACACGGGAGGAGCTGGTCAGTCAAGGGATCATGCCAC CCCTGAAGAGCCCTGCAGCTTTCCACGAGCAGCGCAAGAGTCTGGAGCGTGCCAGG ACCGAGGACTACCTGAAAAGGAAGATCCGGAGTCGTCCTGAGCGCTCCGAGCTGGTCAGGATGCACATTCTGGAGG AGACGTCCGCCGAGCCGTCCCTGCAGGCcaagcagctgcagctgaagcGAGCGCGGCTGGCCGACGACCTCAACGACAAGATCTCCCACCGACCCGGGCCCATCGAGCTGGTCCACAAGAACATCCTGTCCGTCAGCTGCCCGCTGCAGCACTCCCTGCTGG ATTCTCCAAAAGGAGCCGGAGGCGAGAGCTCCTCTCTGGATGAGGACAGCAGCGACGCTCTGTCACCAGACCAGCTGACCAATCACGACTCTCCGCTGAGCGCCGGGACACAGCTGTCCCCCTCCGATGTGCTCGCCCACAGTGGGGAGGCCCCGCCCACACAG TTCTTCActcagcctcctcctcctccacctcctcctccacccctGGTGAACGGTTCAGACTCCTCTCCTCTCCCAAAGATAACCAACGGGGCGGGGCTTGCGCCATCCCGACCCTCGTCTGGATTCAAG AGTCAGGGGAAGACGGGCTCGGACCGGCCCACGCAGAGACCCAAGAAGTCAAAGGACAGCAAACCCAAG GTGAAGAAGCTGAAGTACCATCAGTACATCCCTCCGGACCAGAAGGCGGACAAAGAGCGCCCTCCTCAGATGGACTCCTCCTACgccaagctgctgcagcagcagcagctcttcctgcagctgcagatcctctgccagcagcagcagcactacAACTACCACACCATCCTGCCCGCGCCGCCCAA GCCACAAAACGAGCAGACTTCCTCCACCGCCTcaggcccctccccctcccgcGGCGCCCACACCGCGACCCCCAGTCAGAGCACCACGGCCCGCCAGGCCCAAACTGCAATGGGAGGAGCCAAGCCCACCACTCTGCCGGCCAACCTGGACGAGTTTAAG gTGGCAGAGCTGAAGCAGGAGCTGAAGCTGCGCGGTCTGACCGTCTCCGGCACCAAGAACGATCTGATCGAGCGGCTGCGCAACTACCTGGAGCACACGGGCGCCGCCTCCCCGGCTCTGAAGAGCGCCGCCTCGCAGGGCTCCGCCCCCACCGCGCCCGCCGGTGCCTCCTCTCCCCCAACCCCCGACCTGCAGGCGGCTCAGCTGGTCCTGTCCTCTCTGGCCCAGGCGGTCCCGGGCCGGATCATGCGGTTCGGCAGCACCAGCTCCAGCCCGCCGGTGTCGCCCACGCCGTCGGAGCGCTCGCTGGCCGGTCTGAGTCCCGACGAGACGAGCTGCAACGGAGACATGTTCGGGGAGATGGTGAGCTCCCCCCTCACGCAGCTCACGCTCCACCCGTCACCCCAGCAACCGTCGAACGTCTCCGCCCTCACCGTGGTGAAGGAGGAGGTCCAGAGCTCCTGCAGCCTGGCGGCGTCCTCCCCCACGTCTGCGCAGCCGGCAGAAACCGCCATGGACACGGCGTCTCTGGACAAAGACCAGATGCTGCAGGAGAAGGACAAACAGATCGAGGAGCTGACCCGGATGCTGCGGCAGAAGCAGAGGCTGGTGGAGACGCTGCGGTCGCAGCTGGAGCAGGGCAAGATGGCCGCCGCCGTGGTGGTGAAGAAGGAAGGAAGCGACAAGAGCAAAGCGGCGCCGTCTTTGATAAAAGCCTCCGCCGTCCAGCCCCCCACGCTTCCCAACGGCATCGTTCTGACGCTGAagaaggaggcggagcctgcAGAAGGCATGGAGGGCGTCGGCGAGGAGAAGAAGCTGGGCCAGCCCATGCAGTGCTCGCAGGAGACGCTGCTGAGGCTGCAGCAGATCCAGCGGCTACAGGcggagcagcagaagcagcagccgCAGAAGAAGGAGGCGCAGAGCCTCCTGCAGAAGAAGGAGGCGCAGagcctcctgcagcagcagcagcagcacctgcAGCGCCTCATCATCCAGCAGacgcagcagaagcagcagaagaaccaGGTCCAGCTCAAGCAGGTCCAGGTCCACATCCGCAACGCGCCGGCCCAGAAGCCCGGTCTGACCCAGACCcagcagaggaagctgctgcgGGCCCAGCAGAGGCAGAAGCAGAAGGCCGCAGCCAGCGCCGCGCAGCAG GCGGCGCCGCTCATCGTCAACCAGCAGAACGGCGCCCCGCTGCACTCCCAGGCCATCTCCTTAGACCTGCTGAAGGCCAACGGCGCCCCCACGCTGGTCACCGACAGCAACGGCAACCACTACCTGATCGCTCTGACCAGCCACGGCTCGGACGGGCAGAACGGAGTGTCCTCATTGGCTAAAACCGGAGGACGCATCACGCTGCAG AGGTTACAGTCGACCCCGACTAAATTCCCCAGCGCTGACGGCCAGTCCAAAGAGGCGGAGCCTGTGaagaaagcagagaaaaag GGACTGAAGCCCGGCCTGCACATCGACACCAACGGCGTGGCCCCGGCCAGCACGCCGCTCACAGCCCCACCCACCCTGCAGCCCTTCTTCAACGACCCGTCGGACGCCGACAGCCCGAGCAGCCTGGTGTCCTCTCTGAAG GAGAACGGCCTGAACAACCAGCAGATGGACGACCTGTTTGACATCCTGCTGAAGAGCGGAG AAATCCCCAGCTTCAAGGCCAACCCGGACCCCTCCCTCGCCCCCCTCCACTCTGACCCGCCCTCCCCGTCTGACGCCACGTCCCCGCTCCACCTCTCCTCCCCCGCCCCCCCGGCGCCGCTCACCTCCCCCCGCCCGGGCGAGAACGACGGCCGGCGCCTGGAGGACTTCCTGGAGGGCGGCCCGGGCGGCCTGCTGGGCCTGGAGCCCGACGGCGGGCTGGCGCTCATGGACGACCTGCACTGCCACATGCTGgaccaccccccctcccccatggACACGTCCGACCTGGGCTTCTCCCCGCACTCCTCGGGTTTGGACTTCGGCGACCCCGCTCTGGACAGCATGGACTGGCTGGATATCTCCATGGGGGGGTCGACGGGCGGCGAGGGCAGAGCGGCGAGGGAAGGAGGCGGAGTTTCAGGAGAAAGGGACGGCGGGACGAGCCTGGCCCCGCTGGCGCCGCACACCCCCCAGAGCGTCTTTTCCGCGGACTTCCTGGACAGCACGGACCTGCAGCTGCACTGGGAGTCGTGTCTGTAG
- the mrtfab gene encoding myocardin related transcription factor Ab isoform X8, which produces MPPLKSPAAFHEQRKSLERARTEDYLKRKIRSRPERSELVRMHILEETSAEPSLQAKQLQLKRARLADDLNDKISHRPGPIELVHKNILSVSCPLQHSLLDSPKGAGGESSSLDEDSSDALSPDQLTNHDSPLSAGTQLSPSDVLAHSGEAPPTQFFTQPPPPPPPPPPLVNGSDSSPLPKITNGAGLAPSRPSSGFKSQGKTGSDRPTQRPKKSKDSKPKVKKLKYHQYIPPDQKADKERPPQMDSSYAKLLQQQQLFLQLQILCQQQQHYNYHTILPAPPKPQNEQTSSTASGPSPSRGAHTATPSQSTTARQAQTAMGGAKPTTLPANLDEFKVAELKQELKLRGLTVSGTKNDLIERLRNYLEHTGAASPALKSAASQGSAPTAPAGASSPPTPDLQAAQLVLSSLAQAVPGRIMRFGSTSSSPPVSPTPSERSLAGLSPDETSCNGDMFGEMVSSPLTQLTLHPSPQQPSNVSALTVVKEEVQSSCSLAASSPTSAQPAETAMDTASLDKDQMLQEKDKQIEELTRMLRQKQRLVETLRSQLEQGKMAAAVVVKKEGSDKSKAAPSLIKASAVQPPTLPNGIVLTLKKEAEPAEGMEGVGEEKKLGQPMQCSQETLLRLQQIQRLQAEQQKQQPQKKEAQSLLQKKEAQSLLQQQQQHLQRLIIQQTQQKQQKNQVQLKQVQVHIRNAPAQKPGLTQTQQRKLLRAQQRQKQKAAASAAQQAAPLIVNQQNGAPLHSQAISLDLLKANGAPTLVTDSNGNHYLIALTSHGSDGQNGVSSLAKTGGRITLQRLQSTPTKFPSADGQSKEAEPVKKAEKKGLKPGLHIDTNGVAPASTPLTAPPTLQPFFNDPSDADSPSSLVSSLKRGEACPPYDRHTLFTPPSPKPSTSLPPPRSKENGLNNQQMDDLFDILLKSGEIPSFKANPDPSLAPLHSDPPSPSDATSPLHLSSPAPPAPLTSPRPGENDGRRLEDFLEGGPGGLLGLEPDGGLALMDDLHCHMLDHPPSPMDTSDLGFSPHSSGLDFGDPALDSMDWLDISMGGSTGGEGRAAREGGGVSGERDGGTSLAPLAPHTPQSVFSADFLDSTDLQLHWESCL; this is translated from the exons ATGCCAC CCCTGAAGAGCCCTGCAGCTTTCCACGAGCAGCGCAAGAGTCTGGAGCGTGCCAGG ACCGAGGACTACCTGAAAAGGAAGATCCGGAGTCGTCCTGAGCGCTCCGAGCTGGTCAGGATGCACATTCTGGAGG AGACGTCCGCCGAGCCGTCCCTGCAGGCcaagcagctgcagctgaagcGAGCGCGGCTGGCCGACGACCTCAACGACAAGATCTCCCACCGACCCGGGCCCATCGAGCTGGTCCACAAGAACATCCTGTCCGTCAGCTGCCCGCTGCAGCACTCCCTGCTGG ATTCTCCAAAAGGAGCCGGAGGCGAGAGCTCCTCTCTGGATGAGGACAGCAGCGACGCTCTGTCACCAGACCAGCTGACCAATCACGACTCTCCGCTGAGCGCCGGGACACAGCTGTCCCCCTCCGATGTGCTCGCCCACAGTGGGGAGGCCCCGCCCACACAG TTCTTCActcagcctcctcctcctccacctcctcctccacccctGGTGAACGGTTCAGACTCCTCTCCTCTCCCAAAGATAACCAACGGGGCGGGGCTTGCGCCATCCCGACCCTCGTCTGGATTCAAG AGTCAGGGGAAGACGGGCTCGGACCGGCCCACGCAGAGACCCAAGAAGTCAAAGGACAGCAAACCCAAG GTGAAGAAGCTGAAGTACCATCAGTACATCCCTCCGGACCAGAAGGCGGACAAAGAGCGCCCTCCTCAGATGGACTCCTCCTACgccaagctgctgcagcagcagcagctcttcctgcagctgcagatcctctgccagcagcagcagcactacAACTACCACACCATCCTGCCCGCGCCGCCCAA GCCACAAAACGAGCAGACTTCCTCCACCGCCTcaggcccctccccctcccgcGGCGCCCACACCGCGACCCCCAGTCAGAGCACCACGGCCCGCCAGGCCCAAACTGCAATGGGAGGAGCCAAGCCCACCACTCTGCCGGCCAACCTGGACGAGTTTAAG gTGGCAGAGCTGAAGCAGGAGCTGAAGCTGCGCGGTCTGACCGTCTCCGGCACCAAGAACGATCTGATCGAGCGGCTGCGCAACTACCTGGAGCACACGGGCGCCGCCTCCCCGGCTCTGAAGAGCGCCGCCTCGCAGGGCTCCGCCCCCACCGCGCCCGCCGGTGCCTCCTCTCCCCCAACCCCCGACCTGCAGGCGGCTCAGCTGGTCCTGTCCTCTCTGGCCCAGGCGGTCCCGGGCCGGATCATGCGGTTCGGCAGCACCAGCTCCAGCCCGCCGGTGTCGCCCACGCCGTCGGAGCGCTCGCTGGCCGGTCTGAGTCCCGACGAGACGAGCTGCAACGGAGACATGTTCGGGGAGATGGTGAGCTCCCCCCTCACGCAGCTCACGCTCCACCCGTCACCCCAGCAACCGTCGAACGTCTCCGCCCTCACCGTGGTGAAGGAGGAGGTCCAGAGCTCCTGCAGCCTGGCGGCGTCCTCCCCCACGTCTGCGCAGCCGGCAGAAACCGCCATGGACACGGCGTCTCTGGACAAAGACCAGATGCTGCAGGAGAAGGACAAACAGATCGAGGAGCTGACCCGGATGCTGCGGCAGAAGCAGAGGCTGGTGGAGACGCTGCGGTCGCAGCTGGAGCAGGGCAAGATGGCCGCCGCCGTGGTGGTGAAGAAGGAAGGAAGCGACAAGAGCAAAGCGGCGCCGTCTTTGATAAAAGCCTCCGCCGTCCAGCCCCCCACGCTTCCCAACGGCATCGTTCTGACGCTGAagaaggaggcggagcctgcAGAAGGCATGGAGGGCGTCGGCGAGGAGAAGAAGCTGGGCCAGCCCATGCAGTGCTCGCAGGAGACGCTGCTGAGGCTGCAGCAGATCCAGCGGCTACAGGcggagcagcagaagcagcagccgCAGAAGAAGGAGGCGCAGAGCCTCCTGCAGAAGAAGGAGGCGCAGagcctcctgcagcagcagcagcagcacctgcAGCGCCTCATCATCCAGCAGacgcagcagaagcagcagaagaaccaGGTCCAGCTCAAGCAGGTCCAGGTCCACATCCGCAACGCGCCGGCCCAGAAGCCCGGTCTGACCCAGACCcagcagaggaagctgctgcgGGCCCAGCAGAGGCAGAAGCAGAAGGCCGCAGCCAGCGCCGCGCAGCAG GCGGCGCCGCTCATCGTCAACCAGCAGAACGGCGCCCCGCTGCACTCCCAGGCCATCTCCTTAGACCTGCTGAAGGCCAACGGCGCCCCCACGCTGGTCACCGACAGCAACGGCAACCACTACCTGATCGCTCTGACCAGCCACGGCTCGGACGGGCAGAACGGAGTGTCCTCATTGGCTAAAACCGGAGGACGCATCACGCTGCAG AGGTTACAGTCGACCCCGACTAAATTCCCCAGCGCTGACGGCCAGTCCAAAGAGGCGGAGCCTGTGaagaaagcagagaaaaag GGACTGAAGCCCGGCCTGCACATCGACACCAACGGCGTGGCCCCGGCCAGCACGCCGCTCACAGCCCCACCCACCCTGCAGCCCTTCTTCAACGACCCGTCGGACGCCGACAGCCCGAGCAGCCTGGTGTCCTCTCTGAAG AGAGGGGAGGCGTGTCCTCCTTACGACCGCCACACGCTCTTCACCCCTCCCTCCCCTAAGCCCAGCACCTCCCTTCCTCCTCCACGCTCCAAA GAGAACGGCCTGAACAACCAGCAGATGGACGACCTGTTTGACATCCTGCTGAAGAGCGGAG AAATCCCCAGCTTCAAGGCCAACCCGGACCCCTCCCTCGCCCCCCTCCACTCTGACCCGCCCTCCCCGTCTGACGCCACGTCCCCGCTCCACCTCTCCTCCCCCGCCCCCCCGGCGCCGCTCACCTCCCCCCGCCCGGGCGAGAACGACGGCCGGCGCCTGGAGGACTTCCTGGAGGGCGGCCCGGGCGGCCTGCTGGGCCTGGAGCCCGACGGCGGGCTGGCGCTCATGGACGACCTGCACTGCCACATGCTGgaccaccccccctcccccatggACACGTCCGACCTGGGCTTCTCCCCGCACTCCTCGGGTTTGGACTTCGGCGACCCCGCTCTGGACAGCATGGACTGGCTGGATATCTCCATGGGGGGGTCGACGGGCGGCGAGGGCAGAGCGGCGAGGGAAGGAGGCGGAGTTTCAGGAGAAAGGGACGGCGGGACGAGCCTGGCCCCGCTGGCGCCGCACACCCCCCAGAGCGTCTTTTCCGCGGACTTCCTGGACAGCACGGACCTGCAGCTGCACTGGGAGTCGTGTCTGTAG
- the mrtfab gene encoding myocardin related transcription factor Ab isoform X1 has product MATPPSACSNTGLSVTMATVDSLGVKDSGSGEMEVVGPPGSAQSPQSEAVTNELQELSLTPAPNLPPIKDRKNVLQLKLQQRRTREELVSQGIMPPLKSPAAFHEQRKSLERARTEDYLKRKIRSRPERSELVRMHILEETSAEPSLQAKQLQLKRARLADDLNDKISHRPGPIELVHKNILSVSCPLQHSLLDSPKGAGGESSSLDEDSSDALSPDQLTNHDSPLSAGTQLSPSDVLAHSGEAPPTQFFTQPPPPPPPPPPLVNGSDSSPLPKITNGAGLAPSRPSSGFKSQGKTGSDRPTQRPKKSKDSKPKVKKLKYHQYIPPDQKADKERPPQMDSSYAKLLQQQQLFLQLQILCQQQQHYNYHTILPAPPKPQNEQTSSTASGPSPSRGAHTATPSQSTTARQAQTAMGGAKPTTLPANLDEFKVAELKQELKLRGLTVSGTKNDLIERLRNYLEHTGAASPALKSAASQGSAPTAPAGASSPPTPDLQAAQLVLSSLAQAVPGRIMRFGSTSSSPPVSPTPSERSLAGLSPDETSCNGDMFGEMVSSPLTQLTLHPSPQQPSNVSALTVVKEEVQSSCSLAASSPTSAQPAETAMDTASLDKDQMLQEKDKQIEELTRMLRQKQRLVETLRSQLEQGKMAAAVVVKKEGSDKSKAAPSLIKASAVQPPTLPNGIVLTLKKEAEPAEGMEGVGEEKKLGQPMQCSQETLLRLQQIQRLQAEQQKQQPQKKEAQSLLQKKEAQSLLQQQQQHLQRLIIQQTQQKQQKNQVQLKQVQVHIRNAPAQKPGLTQTQQRKLLRAQQRQKQKAAASAAQQAAPLIVNQQNGAPLHSQAISLDLLKANGAPTLVTDSNGNHYLIALTSHGSDGQNGVSSLAKTGGRITLQRLQSTPTKFPSADGQSKEAEPVKKAEKKGLKPGLHIDTNGVAPASTPLTAPPTLQPFFNDPSDADSPSSLVSSLKRGEACPPYDRHTLFTPPSPKPSTSLPPPRSKENGLNNQQMDDLFDILLKSGEIPSFKANPDPSLAPLHSDPPSPSDATSPLHLSSPAPPAPLTSPRPGENDGRRLEDFLEGGPGGLLGLEPDGGLALMDDLHCHMLDHPPSPMDTSDLGFSPHSSGLDFGDPALDSMDWLDISMGGSTGGEGRAAREGGGVSGERDGGTSLAPLAPHTPQSVFSADFLDSTDLQLHWESCL; this is encoded by the exons TCCTCCAGCTCAAGCTTCAGCAGAGACGCACACGGGAGGAGCTGGTCAGTCAAGGGATCATGCCAC CCCTGAAGAGCCCTGCAGCTTTCCACGAGCAGCGCAAGAGTCTGGAGCGTGCCAGG ACCGAGGACTACCTGAAAAGGAAGATCCGGAGTCGTCCTGAGCGCTCCGAGCTGGTCAGGATGCACATTCTGGAGG AGACGTCCGCCGAGCCGTCCCTGCAGGCcaagcagctgcagctgaagcGAGCGCGGCTGGCCGACGACCTCAACGACAAGATCTCCCACCGACCCGGGCCCATCGAGCTGGTCCACAAGAACATCCTGTCCGTCAGCTGCCCGCTGCAGCACTCCCTGCTGG ATTCTCCAAAAGGAGCCGGAGGCGAGAGCTCCTCTCTGGATGAGGACAGCAGCGACGCTCTGTCACCAGACCAGCTGACCAATCACGACTCTCCGCTGAGCGCCGGGACACAGCTGTCCCCCTCCGATGTGCTCGCCCACAGTGGGGAGGCCCCGCCCACACAG TTCTTCActcagcctcctcctcctccacctcctcctccacccctGGTGAACGGTTCAGACTCCTCTCCTCTCCCAAAGATAACCAACGGGGCGGGGCTTGCGCCATCCCGACCCTCGTCTGGATTCAAG AGTCAGGGGAAGACGGGCTCGGACCGGCCCACGCAGAGACCCAAGAAGTCAAAGGACAGCAAACCCAAG GTGAAGAAGCTGAAGTACCATCAGTACATCCCTCCGGACCAGAAGGCGGACAAAGAGCGCCCTCCTCAGATGGACTCCTCCTACgccaagctgctgcagcagcagcagctcttcctgcagctgcagatcctctgccagcagcagcagcactacAACTACCACACCATCCTGCCCGCGCCGCCCAA GCCACAAAACGAGCAGACTTCCTCCACCGCCTcaggcccctccccctcccgcGGCGCCCACACCGCGACCCCCAGTCAGAGCACCACGGCCCGCCAGGCCCAAACTGCAATGGGAGGAGCCAAGCCCACCACTCTGCCGGCCAACCTGGACGAGTTTAAG gTGGCAGAGCTGAAGCAGGAGCTGAAGCTGCGCGGTCTGACCGTCTCCGGCACCAAGAACGATCTGATCGAGCGGCTGCGCAACTACCTGGAGCACACGGGCGCCGCCTCCCCGGCTCTGAAGAGCGCCGCCTCGCAGGGCTCCGCCCCCACCGCGCCCGCCGGTGCCTCCTCTCCCCCAACCCCCGACCTGCAGGCGGCTCAGCTGGTCCTGTCCTCTCTGGCCCAGGCGGTCCCGGGCCGGATCATGCGGTTCGGCAGCACCAGCTCCAGCCCGCCGGTGTCGCCCACGCCGTCGGAGCGCTCGCTGGCCGGTCTGAGTCCCGACGAGACGAGCTGCAACGGAGACATGTTCGGGGAGATGGTGAGCTCCCCCCTCACGCAGCTCACGCTCCACCCGTCACCCCAGCAACCGTCGAACGTCTCCGCCCTCACCGTGGTGAAGGAGGAGGTCCAGAGCTCCTGCAGCCTGGCGGCGTCCTCCCCCACGTCTGCGCAGCCGGCAGAAACCGCCATGGACACGGCGTCTCTGGACAAAGACCAGATGCTGCAGGAGAAGGACAAACAGATCGAGGAGCTGACCCGGATGCTGCGGCAGAAGCAGAGGCTGGTGGAGACGCTGCGGTCGCAGCTGGAGCAGGGCAAGATGGCCGCCGCCGTGGTGGTGAAGAAGGAAGGAAGCGACAAGAGCAAAGCGGCGCCGTCTTTGATAAAAGCCTCCGCCGTCCAGCCCCCCACGCTTCCCAACGGCATCGTTCTGACGCTGAagaaggaggcggagcctgcAGAAGGCATGGAGGGCGTCGGCGAGGAGAAGAAGCTGGGCCAGCCCATGCAGTGCTCGCAGGAGACGCTGCTGAGGCTGCAGCAGATCCAGCGGCTACAGGcggagcagcagaagcagcagccgCAGAAGAAGGAGGCGCAGAGCCTCCTGCAGAAGAAGGAGGCGCAGagcctcctgcagcagcagcagcagcacctgcAGCGCCTCATCATCCAGCAGacgcagcagaagcagcagaagaaccaGGTCCAGCTCAAGCAGGTCCAGGTCCACATCCGCAACGCGCCGGCCCAGAAGCCCGGTCTGACCCAGACCcagcagaggaagctgctgcgGGCCCAGCAGAGGCAGAAGCAGAAGGCCGCAGCCAGCGCCGCGCAGCAG GCGGCGCCGCTCATCGTCAACCAGCAGAACGGCGCCCCGCTGCACTCCCAGGCCATCTCCTTAGACCTGCTGAAGGCCAACGGCGCCCCCACGCTGGTCACCGACAGCAACGGCAACCACTACCTGATCGCTCTGACCAGCCACGGCTCGGACGGGCAGAACGGAGTGTCCTCATTGGCTAAAACCGGAGGACGCATCACGCTGCAG AGGTTACAGTCGACCCCGACTAAATTCCCCAGCGCTGACGGCCAGTCCAAAGAGGCGGAGCCTGTGaagaaagcagagaaaaag GGACTGAAGCCCGGCCTGCACATCGACACCAACGGCGTGGCCCCGGCCAGCACGCCGCTCACAGCCCCACCCACCCTGCAGCCCTTCTTCAACGACCCGTCGGACGCCGACAGCCCGAGCAGCCTGGTGTCCTCTCTGAAG AGAGGGGAGGCGTGTCCTCCTTACGACCGCCACACGCTCTTCACCCCTCCCTCCCCTAAGCCCAGCACCTCCCTTCCTCCTCCACGCTCCAAA GAGAACGGCCTGAACAACCAGCAGATGGACGACCTGTTTGACATCCTGCTGAAGAGCGGAG AAATCCCCAGCTTCAAGGCCAACCCGGACCCCTCCCTCGCCCCCCTCCACTCTGACCCGCCCTCCCCGTCTGACGCCACGTCCCCGCTCCACCTCTCCTCCCCCGCCCCCCCGGCGCCGCTCACCTCCCCCCGCCCGGGCGAGAACGACGGCCGGCGCCTGGAGGACTTCCTGGAGGGCGGCCCGGGCGGCCTGCTGGGCCTGGAGCCCGACGGCGGGCTGGCGCTCATGGACGACCTGCACTGCCACATGCTGgaccaccccccctcccccatggACACGTCCGACCTGGGCTTCTCCCCGCACTCCTCGGGTTTGGACTTCGGCGACCCCGCTCTGGACAGCATGGACTGGCTGGATATCTCCATGGGGGGGTCGACGGGCGGCGAGGGCAGAGCGGCGAGGGAAGGAGGCGGAGTTTCAGGAGAAAGGGACGGCGGGACGAGCCTGGCCCCGCTGGCGCCGCACACCCCCCAGAGCGTCTTTTCCGCGGACTTCCTGGACAGCACGGACCTGCAGCTGCACTGGGAGTCGTGTCTGTAG